Genomic window (Rathayibacter sp. VKM Ac-2760):
ATGCCTGACGACACGTCGATGATCGACGCGTGGAACGTGATCCGCGGCGCCCTCTCGCAGGACGAGCGCATCACCGCCCCGATGTACGGCTTCGTCTCGCTCGTCGAGCCGAAGGGCATCATGGCCGGCACCTTCTATCTGGAGGTCCCGAACGAGTTCACCCGCGGCATGCTCGAGCACCGCGTCCGCGTCCCCCTGCTCAGCGCGATCGGCGCGCTCGACGACTCCTTCGGCGTCACGACGTTCGCCTTCGTGGTGAACCCGGACATCGAGCACGAGCCGATGAGCTCGCCGTCGTCCGACTCGATGAACCCGTTCGAGCCCGTCACCGGTTCCTCCGCCACGGTGGCCCCGCCGGTGCGCGTCGTCGAGGAGCTGCGCACGGTGCCGGCCACCGACACCCGGCTGAACCCGAAGTACAGCTTCGACAACTTCGTCATCGGCGGTTCGAACCGCTTCGCGCACGCGGCCGCGGTCGCCGTGGCCGAGGCGCCGGCCAAGGCCTACAACCCGCTCTTCGTCTACGGCGACTCCGGGCTCGGCAAGACCCACCTCCTGCACGCCATCGGCCACTACGCGATGAGCCTCTACCCGGGCATCCGCGTCCGCTACGTGTCGAGCGAGGAGTTCACGAACGACTTCATCAACTCGATCGCGAACAACCGCGGCAATGCGTTCCACGGCCGGTACCGCAACGTCGACATCCTCCTGATCGACGACA
Coding sequences:
- the dnaA gene encoding chromosomal replication initiator protein DnaA, coding for MPDDTSMIDAWNVIRGALSQDERITAPMYGFVSLVEPKGIMAGTFYLEVPNEFTRGMLEHRVRVPLLSAIGALDDSFGVTTFAFVVNPDIEHEPMSSPSSDSMNPFEPVTGSSATVAPPVRVVEELRTVPATDTRLNPKYSFDNFVIGGSNRFAHAAAVAVAEAPAKAYNPLFVYGDSGLGKTHLLHAIGHYAMSLYPGIRVRYVSSEEFTNDFINSIANNRGNAFHGRYRNVDILLIDDIQFLQGKAETQEAFFHTFNQLHDHNKQVVITSDLPPKALTGFEDRMRSRFEWGLITDVQAPDLETRIAILRKKAVSEKLLVPDDILEFMASKVSSNIRELEGTLIRVTAFASLNRTPVDMALVQTVLKDLITLDEDNVISPVDIINHTADYFKLTVDDLYGSSRSQAVATARQIAMYLCRELTNLSLPKIGQLFGNRDHTTVMYANKKISELMKERRSIYNQVTELTTRIKTNR